In Streptomyces venezuelae, the sequence GGGCCGAGCCGCGCGGCACCAAGGTCGTCCTCGACATCCCGTCCAGCCCGCAGAAGTAGCAGCGCAGTCGTGACTCAGCGTGACGACCGGTGTCGCGCCCCGCGTCACGCCCCGCACAGCACTGAGCCCCGGACCGAATGATTCGGTCCGGGGCTCAAGAGCACGTTGCTGAGCGCTTGTTCGGTTACTACGCGCTGCGCGTCGAGGCTCGAAAGTCGTTGTCAGGCGCTGGCGTTGCGCGCCCGGTTGCGAGCGGCGCGGCGCTTCATGGCGCGGCGCTCGTCCTCGCTGAGACCGCCCCAGACGCCGGAGTCCTGACCGGACTCGAGCGCCCACTGCAGGCACTGCTCCATGACGGGGCAACGGCGGCAGACGGCCTTGGCTTCCTCGATCTGCAGCAGCGCAGGACCGGTGTTGCCGATGGGGAAGAAGAGTTCCGGGTCTTCCTCACGACAAACGGCGTTGTGACGCCAGTCCATGGCTGCTCCATCTCCTTGTATTGCGGGCAAGTTGCTTGTGAATGTGAACGCTTTCACGAATCCCCCCGTGAGGGAAGCGCGACCGCCCGGTTTCACGCGGGTGATCAGTCAGAGATTCGTGGAGGGGTTCTGGCGGTCTGTGTGGGTGCCGGGTGCTGCGGGCTGTCCCGATCGCCATGAAGAGATTCGCAAACCTCGGACGGGGATACAACCCCTTCCGGAAAGTTTTTTTTGATTCGTCGGTGTCTACTAGGTCACAGCCCTACATCGTGAGGGTGGACCGACGTGTAAACGTTCGAGTGAAAGGCCTCCGGGCCGTTCCACTCACACAATCACACGCAGTGCACGGCGTACGCCTGTGAACCGAACGCTGGTGCGCAGTCCGAGGTGATCGCCGTCCATCTGGAAGGGAAGCGGAACCTTCGAATGCAAGGTGAAGTCGGTCAGATCGTGCAGAGACACCGCGTGCTTGCCGTGTGGACCCCGCTCAGGAGTGGAGGTCAGGAGCTGTGTCGCGTACCGCGCGACCGCCGGAGTTGACAAACGGTCCAGGGCCAATACGTCAAGCGCAGTATCGAACGAGGCTTCGGGGGAGGCGTAAAGCGGACGATTCCCCAGATACGTCCACGGTGACGTATTGCACACTATCGACAGCACCAGATCGGTCACCGGGTCCGCGCCGGGGCGCTCCAGCGTGACCGTGCCGTGACGCCGGTTCGGCTCCTCCCAGAACTGGCGCATCAGCTGTCGCACGTACAGGGCGTGCGTCGAACGCTTGCCGCGCTCGCGCTGCTGCTCCACCCGGCCCACCACACCCGCGTCGAAGCCGAAGCCCGCGCAGAAGGTGAACCAGCGGGCCGGGACCGACTCGTCCTCCGTACCCGGGGTGCCGGCCGCCAGTCCCAGACCGACCGTCCGCTCGCGCTGCTCCCGCAGTGCGTCGAGCAGGGCGCCGGTCGCCTCGACCGCGTCGTTGGGCAGTCCCAGGGCGCGCGCGAACACGTTGGTGGAGCCGCCGGGCACCACCGCGAGCCGCGGCAGCCGATCCGGATCGGGCCCGTTGTGCAGGAGCCCGTTGACCACCTCGTTGACCGTGCCGTCGCCACCGAGGGCGACGACGAGGTCGAGCCCCTCGTGCGCGGCCTTGCGTCCCAGGTCCCGCGCGTGCCCGCGGTACTCGGTGGTGACCGCCTCCAGCTTCATCTCGCTGGCCAGGGCGTGGGTCAGGACGTCGCGCGTGCGCGCACTGGTGGTCGTCGCTGCTGGGTTGGCCACGAGAAGTGCACGCATGAGCGCCAGACTACCCACCCCTTCGAAGGCCGACCCTACTGCCCGTCCCCTCCGGGGTCAGGAGCGCGCCGCTACCCTGCTGGAGTGAGTAAGAAGCAGCCCGCGAACGCCCCCGCCCCCGCCGCCGTCCCGACCGCCGCGCTGCCCGGCCGGCTGACCGCGGCCGCCGCGCTCACCGCCCTGGAGGGCCTGGCCCTGGCCGGCCTCGGGCTCTACATGCTGTTCGTGGGGATCGCCGGTGACCCCGACTCCCCGCAGCAGGCGGAGACGGGCGGGATCACCCTGCTCGCACTCGCCGCGCTGCCGCTGATCGCGGCCCGGGGTCTGCGCCTGGGCCGCCGCTGGAGCCGTGGCCCGGCCCTCATCACCCAGCTGATGGCCCTGCCGGTGGCCTGGACCCTCTACAGCACCGGCGGCGCGATGATCGCCGCCGCCGTGGCGCTGGCCGTGGCCGCGTCGGCCGTCGTCGTGCTCCTGGTGAATCCGACGGCGACCGAGGCTCTGGGTATCGGGCCCGGGGAGCAGGCCCGATAACCGGTCGTCCGGTTCTTCCCGCGCTCGCCTACTCCTCGACGAGGAGCTTGTCGCGGAGCTGGGCCAGAGTGCGGGCCAGCAGCCGGGAGACGTGCATCTGGGAGATGCCGACCTCCTGGGCGATCTGCGACTGGGTCATGTTGCCGAAGAAACGAAGCAGCAGGATCCGCTTCTCCCGCGGCGGCAGGCCCTCCAGCAGCGGCTTGAGGGACTCGCGGTACTCGACGCCCTCCAGGGCCTCGTCCTCCGCGCCCAGGGTGTCCGCGACCGCCGGCGACTCGTCGTCGGTGTCCGGGACGTCGAGCGAGAGCGTGCTGTAGGCATTGGCCGATTCCAGCCCCTCCAGGACCTCCTCCTCGGAGATCCCGAGCCGCTCGGCCAGTTCGTGCACCGTGGGGGAGCGGCCGTGCTGCTGGGACAGTTCGGCCGTGGCCGTCGTCAGCGAGAGCCGCAGCTCCTGCAGACGGCGCGGCACCCGCACCGCCCAGCCCTTGTCGCGGAAGTGGCGCTTGATCTCGCCGACCACCGTGGGCGTGGCGTACGTGGAGAACTCGACCCCGCGGTCCGGGTCGAACCGGTCCACCGACTTGATCAGGCCGATCGTCGCGACCTGCGTCAGGTCGTCGAGCGGCTCGCCGCGGTTGCGGAAGCGCCGCGCCAGGTGTTCCACCAGCGGCAGGTGCATCCGTACCAGCCGGTTGCGCAGCTCGGCCTTCTCCACCGACCCGTCGGGCAGCGCCCGCAGCTCGATGAACAGGGCCCGGGCGCCGCTGCGGTCGCGCGGATCCGGCAGCGCCGGGGTCGCGGCGAACGCCGGCACCGGCACCGCCACGGGGGCCTCGGCCCCGGCCTCGGCTCCCGTGGTGGCCGGCCGGTCTGGTTGTGGTTGTTCCTGCTGGTTCTCGCTCATAGGGCCCGCCCGTCGCTCCGCCGAGTCCAAAAAGCCGTCTTCCGCATCCGCGTCAGCCGGGTGCGGCCGGGCGTGCTGCTGTTGCGGGATGCCGCCGTCGACCTCGTGCCGTACCCGGGGCCGATCCCCGCCCCGCACCGGGATCTCCCCGCCGCTCACGCCGGGCCTGGTCCCGCGCCGCGCTGTTTGTAGAGGCTGATGCTCACCGTCTTGTTCTCCTCGACCGTGGCCTCGACCTTGCCGGCCAGGGCCGACAGGACCGTCCACGCGAACGTGTCACGCTCCGGTGCGCGCCCGTCGGTGGTCGGCGCCGAGACGGTCACCTCCAGCGAATCGTCGATCAGCCGGAACACGCAGCTGAGGACGGAGCCCGGCACGGCCTGCTGGAGCAGGATCGCGCAGGCCTCGTCCACCGCGATGCGGAGGTCCTCGATCTCGTCGAGGGTGAAGTCCAAACGTGCCGCGAGGCCGGCCGTGGCCGTCCGCAGCACCGACAGGTAGGCACCCGCAGCGGGCAGCCGGACTTCCACGAAGTCCTGAGTCCCGGGCTCGCCTGCGATCTGGGACACCCTCACCTCCAAGGTGGTACGAGCTCTGTTCGCCGGTGACGCTATCGCGATCCGGGCGATCGTGTCGCGGCACCCCTCTAGGTGCCCGCTTCGAGCACCCCGCCTGCGAGCCAGTGACTGATGGTAAGCCCATGGGTACGCACAGTGGCTAGGGGTCTGCGGGGCCCAAATCAGGGGAACCGGCGGAGGGTTGAACTACCCCGCTTCAGACGATCGAACCGTCGACAAAACACCAGCGCCAGGTCTCACCCGGTTCGAAGCTCCGCATCACCGGATGTCCGGTCTCCTGGTGGTGCGCCGTCGCATGCCGGTGGGGCGAGGAATCACAGCAGGCCACCTGCCCGCACAC encodes:
- a CDS encoding WhiB family transcriptional regulator, encoding MDWRHNAVCREEDPELFFPIGNTGPALLQIEEAKAVCRRCPVMEQCLQWALESGQDSGVWGGLSEDERRAMKRRAARNRARNASA
- a CDS encoding diacylglycerol/lipid kinase family protein yields the protein MRALLVANPAATTTSARTRDVLTHALASEMKLEAVTTEYRGHARDLGRKAAHEGLDLVVALGGDGTVNEVVNGLLHNGPDPDRLPRLAVVPGGSTNVFARALGLPNDAVEATGALLDALREQRERTVGLGLAAGTPGTEDESVPARWFTFCAGFGFDAGVVGRVEQQRERGKRSTHALYVRQLMRQFWEEPNRRHGTVTLERPGADPVTDLVLSIVCNTSPWTYLGNRPLYASPEASFDTALDVLALDRLSTPAVARYATQLLTSTPERGPHGKHAVSLHDLTDFTLHSKVPLPFQMDGDHLGLRTSVRFTGVRRALRVIV
- a CDS encoding RNA polymerase sigma factor SigF — translated: MPVRGGDRPRVRHEVDGGIPQQQHARPHPADADAEDGFLDSAERRAGPMSENQQEQPQPDRPATTGAEAGAEAPVAVPVPAFAATPALPDPRDRSGARALFIELRALPDGSVEKAELRNRLVRMHLPLVEHLARRFRNRGEPLDDLTQVATIGLIKSVDRFDPDRGVEFSTYATPTVVGEIKRHFRDKGWAVRVPRRLQELRLSLTTATAELSQQHGRSPTVHELAERLGISEEEVLEGLESANAYSTLSLDVPDTDDESPAVADTLGAEDEALEGVEYRESLKPLLEGLPPREKRILLLRFFGNMTQSQIAQEVGISQMHVSRLLARTLAQLRDKLLVEE
- a CDS encoding anti-sigma regulatory factor; this translates as MSQIAGEPGTQDFVEVRLPAAGAYLSVLRTATAGLAARLDFTLDEIEDLRIAVDEACAILLQQAVPGSVLSCVFRLIDDSLEVTVSAPTTDGRAPERDTFAWTVLSALAGKVEATVEENKTVSISLYKQRGAGPGPA
- a CDS encoding UBP-type zinc finger domain-containing protein; translation: MSECTHVAELPRPEPVPSHHTCPECLALGSHPVQLRMCLVCGQVACCDSSPHRHATAHHQETGHPVMRSFEPGETWRWCFVDGSIV